The nucleotide window GCAATGAACACAGGCACTCATCAGCAGCTGGACAACTCAAGTGATCATTTTCCAATTTTCAACCTGCTCATTTTCCCCTTCATCctaattcactaaaattgttacTTCAAGTGCAGCATCACATACACATGTGAGGAGCACAATTGAGGTGGGGAGATGACACACAACACAGCGAGATGAGGATTCCTAATATCAGTGGACATCCTGATAACTGTACCTTTTTGGTGGAAGCCCTTGCCACAGAATTCACAGACGAAAGGCTTGTATCCCGCGTGGATTCTCGTGTGCGTGTTCAGCGTGGAGCTCCTGTTAAAAGCTTTACCGCACTGGTTACACTTATGTGGCTTCTCCTGTGTGGGTTCAAACACAAGTCACAGCGATTCTCAGAAATAGAATCTGAAATCATTTCATTGTTacacaaataaacaatacattataaaatattggtatttactttttcttccatgctatttattcttctttttatagaacatatattcatattatataatcatttatatttgtgtctttctttctatctatgctttatcatttttttcgTTCTGCTCTATTTTGTTTCCTTGCTATCAATCTTTTATCTGCATCTTCTATACTATTTACTTTGATCTGTTCTCTTATTTTGATCTTTTTCTAAATCTTATCCTATATATATCTTCTATTTTATATTCCATCttaaaagatttaatttttattcagttttctatttgttttattttatgttcgaTATATGtagtgttatatattttatattctagctatgtgatttaaatatattttattctatatagcATCTATCTGTTTTGTGTAAATCATTTACGTTTTCTACAGTGTTTATGTTTTCTGATTCTTTATCTGTCccgtctttttgtttttttttacgtccattgtgtgttacattttctaagtctaattttttttcatcatcctattttctttgtatttccttTATATGTATCATCGTTTTTCTTTCTCGTTCTAATCGAGTTGCCTCGTGTATTTCTcttctttatttagtttttatctgtctgttttctatattttccatCTAGTATGCCTTTGTCTAATTGCCCCCTTTTTTCTTATACATTTATTACTGTACTTTCGTTCTAACTAGTATCTACTATCTAGTTATCCACAATTTTTCCTCTATTTAGTTtcctctatttttgtttttcttccctcTATTTTTTGTCATACTCGTAGTTGTCTATTTTCTTCCCTCATCCAGTGATTCTATAGTTTCTTTCTCTTGCCCATCAGGTTGTTCTGTGATTTCCCCGTGCATTTCTCCTGTGTTCTTTACCCCCCATTCCCTGTGGGTACCTGTGTGTGGATGATCTTGTGGCGGCACAGAGTACTAGCCTGGCGAAATCCCTTCCCGCAGATTTTGCAGACGAATGGCCTGGCCCCGGTGTGCACCGGCATGTGTCGGGTTAAATTGTAGTGCGCGTTAAACACCTtgaacaggaaagaaaaatacatttatagccaGGTAGAAGCTGCTAAGAGAAGGTGGACGAGGACTCTCCTCTTTACTTGCCTTTCCGCAAACTTCGCAGGTGAAAACTTTTGGCTTGCTGCTTGGGGAAGAGCTGGCGTATTTGGCGGCCGATTTATAGGCGATCTTATCGGAGAGAGAATGTGCGCTCTCCTTCATGTAGTGCTGAAACTGGGCTGGAGACAGATCCTTGAAGGTGACCCCCGATGAGTACTTCTCCACAGATGGCACCACCAGCTTGTTCCTCTCTGCCAGGTAGGACTTGggagactggtgaagctgtgagCCCAGGAAATAGGAGGCCACAGGGTGGATGTTTATACTGGCAGTGGGGTGGCAGGGGGCATCGCCTCTATTGAAGTAACACAGAGCTGCCCCCATGGCATGGAAAGACGAGTGGTTGACCACTCGAGGTCGGACCAGCTTGTAAGGTGGAAGAGGGAAGGCATCTCGGGGAAAATCCCCTTTTAAAGTCACAGCACAGTTTAGCAGTTCATTACAGTTGAAGGAGGATGGAGAGTCCTGGTGGTTCTTCCTAAGTTCAGCACCGGTGATCCCTATTTTGGGACAATGATCATAGGTGACCGGCACAAAGGGGATCATACAGGGCATGGAGGACGAGCTGACCTGGAGAGCTTGTTTCTGCTCCCCCTTGTGCATGGAGCTCTGCAGTAAACTTGGTACAGGGAGACATTTGGGCTCTGGAGTCCTTGACATTATCCTCTCAATAGAAAAAGCCAGAGGCTTGGAAGTACTGATCATGTTGGCTCTGCTGGACAGATGTTCTCTGGCTGCCTGGCTCGCTAAGATTTTACTTGTTCTTTGCTGTACACTACTGTCCATGTCTTTGCTGCTGAAGGAGATGTCTTCTTCTCAAGACGCCACCTTCCCTTCTTGTCAGTGATTCGCAGGGAGTGGGGCAGTCATCATCGTCCTCATCATCAGGGTGCTGTACAATCCAACCACAAGCAGCCCAATGGACAGGTGCCAATCCATTCCAGATTACATGGAGCAGCAATGACACCCGAGCAATCACTACTTATTGCTAGCAGGCCTGCTCAATGGGATGTGTTGTGTCAATAACGCAGTAAAGATCTCGCCAATCGTTAACTTCCAAGAGGAGAAGGTAAACTAGATAATTGCTCAATTCGTTTCCAGCAGTCAACAGAGaaagttttcccttttttgagGGGGGAGCACAGGCTACTTTTATTGGAGATTAAGAGTCACCCGCCCAGAGAAGGGAGGGGGCTGCTGTTTTCTTTATGCTCAATCTGTACTCGAGTCTCAAGAGCCAGCGCTGATCTGAGATCAATTTTCCTCCTTGCTTTGGCATGACATCATCCAGAAAGCTCAGGGATAAATAAGGAAAAAGGTAGGGAGGGTAGCACTCTATATTTATCAAACAAGTCTCCTTAGAGTGCATTTCTCCTGGTGTCTGTCTGGAGTCTTTGACAAGTGGCCTTGCCCTTCTGTACACCTATGTGCTAACAGCGCCTATCTGCCCCCCTCTCGTGTAGAGCAATCAGTAACTTGTGCCATCTCACTGTCTTCCATGGTCATACTGAAGGTGAAAGTCGTTTTCACTGAAAGATTGCATCCCTGGGGGAAAAAGTGCCCACTTCAAAACACTTCCATTGCAGCCCTCTCAAATAAATAATTCCACTCTAAGAAATGTGTGTTCAGTGATTGAGGCATTGAAGGATTCCAAGTGTTGGGTTGCTTGTCTTAATCACAGCCCTGATTCTTACAAAGAGGCTGATGCCATGTATCCTAGCTCTGTGTCACAAAAGTTTCATTGAACACCCGCAGCTCTGACTTTCCTGTGCAGCAGCCAAGCAGCACTTTGTTGTGCAGAGTGTGAGAGACGGCCAGGGGAATCTGTTAACCTACAAATACACATTCCAGCTTGTCTGTAGCCTTAAGTTCAGGGTTTGGTCCTGGGCTGTTCTGTGCTGCCTCCCCAAACTATCAAATGCTTCTCAGAGTCTGATTGCTGCAAAGGGGAATGACAGCTAGAAAAATACCAGGCTGGGACTGTattaaaaaaggcacaaaaagaaTGTTTATGAGAAATAAAGCATTGATACACccacaataatattaattttgcattattataatatcatttttttttacttagatcAATCCATGTCCTGGTACTGGAGTTTTGTGTATAATCTTTTCACCATATACTGAGCCTACATGTAGAATTGCTAGCTCTTGGGGTTTTCAGCAGTGCAGTATAAttggacaggcagcaagcaatccCTGGATGCTTGTGAACCGGCCCAGCACAAAGAGGTGTCTTTCTTCCCTAGCTCCCTTTTATGTATTTCTAGTTTTCTGGCCTTTTTGCCTCAGCAGCAGACAAAGGAAAAGGCTGACTAAAAGAGCTGAGCAGCAGATGGATCTTAGTTAATACTTTAATTGCTCCCTTCTACAAGTATCAGATTCACAAAGGTATGTTACGTCGCCCAGGTCTTTAGAACCTGTTGGATATTATGAGATTTCTAGCCATAAATGGGCAATGTGCCACGGCCTGGACATAATAATGCTAACAGGCGCAATCCCCTCATTACTTGATCCTCAGCAGCAATCACAGAACATATGTTGTGGAAACAATCGGCGATTTCCTCCAGCCCAGCTCTGTATTCTGCATTATCCCTTCTGTGTCATGTATGTCACCGGCTATTATTTCACTCCAAATAGGAAATGCAAATTTCGTTTAAAATCATTTAGATTAGAGCATATTAAAAGGCAGGATTTATTATACTATTTGTAAGCGACTCTGGACTGATGAGTatggaaaagattttttattaatatcgGTTTGTAACTAATAGAGGTGTTTAGGGCTCAGGAACACATTAAACCTTCTAAATCGTTTACTTTCATGAGATTAACCACTTGTTGTCAATTGCCTCAATTGGAGCTCACTAATTCAGAGCATTGCAAATGAGGCAGCTGGTAAGGAGGaaagaaataaattgtcatggcTAGCAGGCTGGGGGCTAAAGACATCTCGCCAAGTGTCTTGCTCACTTCTGGGTCACACTATAATCAACGATAAACGCAAcgaatacatttatttcatataataatagtatttaatataataacgtatcatttttactaaaattattgtcaaataataataatatttaccagtagcagtattcataatagtaatattagaataccaaaaatattaccaaatatatttattttttggtaataaatattgttttttataatatttgaaatgtgtcttttttctcattagtattaatattaatatcaaataataacaaaactaatatttataattattcataataattaaatgtttctttgctattttataaaatattattttagggatTTTCATGGCTTACCTGAAATCACACGGGTTCATGAATGACAATGATTTCTCATAATGGCTCTTTGCAATCACAGTGTCCCCTCTAAGGGGCACAGAATGGATGACAAAAGGTACACTACATGACTACACTAATAATTTATCCAATTCATCTCTGGCATAATTTAGTTTGAAGGGCAACCTATAACTGtagcaaaacttttattaaattaatgtcaTTTTGTCCCAATGAGACAGGCACTTTAtgtaacaaactaaaaaaatctgtttatatatattttgcatccTAGAAGCACATCTCTTTGGTAAATTATGTTTCTTCTGTATTGTTACACAGCCCCTATGCAGTTTGTCTGATCTCCATCCTTCTGTACAGATAATTCCATAGAGATCCTGCACCCTGCCCAACAAAAGACTAACTGTGTAACTCAGGACCTATTGATGAATCCTTCAGCTGTCCATTGCTATGCATCTTCATTCACAAGTGCTCTCATTATAAATATCATCCCCTATAAATAATCACTACTGTCACAGATTATAAGTAAaatcagtttttgtttatttgatataGATAGGGTGGGCTGGATCCAGATACAATAGCCTGACATTAGCATTTGCTATGCTGCTATTTTGTTCCCCtcttataacatttttttactagaTTTTATGTCAGCACAGAAGTTGCCAACCTATGGTCAGGGTAATCTTACACAATCATGTAGTCTTTAAAGAGACAGTGGTAAGTGAGTGACAAGCAAATTAACGCCCAACTCCAGTAACATTTAGGAAagggttttataaataaaaggtgaCTGCTGCAAGCATCCCTGACAGTATTATATGGTTTGTTCCAGACCCTAAAAGGGTCTTATTTGATGGACAGCTTGGTCtgctaaaaataatgaaaatatgtaaGCAAAGACAgtctgtgaaataaataaaataaagaatttatatacTGAGTGTTGTCATTACAGGTATCTAACAGAGTAACAAGAATACAATATGTTTGTTATAGTGGTCATTAGGTTCTAAACAGTCCAGAAGTGATGTGCAAATATTCACCACCCAGGACTACATGAGGAGAAATGGGTGTCCACCTATTTACTTTAGACAAATTCCTTAGGTTACAAATCTGTATATAGTAGTACTGAATCAACAACAAGCTCTACCATTGGAATATGAGAATAAAGTTAGCAAAATTCTAATAAAATCATTTCAGCTTCTAACATTAAAAACACAGACACAACTTTGAGTACACATTGTGAAATTCCAGATACTTGACAATTGAGTGCTAtttagaatacaataaaataaacaactaaaggggacctgtctgattgcaatagTTCACATTAGTTTTATGTTTAACAGAAGGATATCTCTAAATGTGAGTAGGGTTATTAACCCATAGTGACTCAAATCCTCCAAATATCCatcacataaatatgtaaaatcacTAATCTCCCTTCAACTTATAATGaatctgaactccaagcagatattaAAGACACAAACAAATAAAGCTTTTTATGTGGTCATAAAGGATTTTTTAACTTCTAAAAAAGAAGCACTCAGAGTGGAAGAGAGGCAGAACCATGAAACTTTGCTAACAAAGTAACATGTTAATAGAAGGAGATTGCAAAATACCATAGTAATACCTAACTAGTTTGCTGCTGCCCCTTCATTGACCATTCAACAAACTGGGGAAGTAGAGAGGACACCATTGCATTCCTCACCTGTTATGACGACTTCCTGGTTGTGCTGTATGGCAGAGCTGTTCAAATCTCAGgaatgaatggaaaaaaatgtaaatccataAATCCTTTAGTAGgcatttatctgtgttttttacggtttgcctggagttgagctttaccTATAGCAAATATTTGAGACGATTCTGCACTGCCGCTGCAATAACAGAGTAAGCCAACATTCCTGCATGATATCTAAATGGAAAATATTAGTCTGTGTTTTTGTCTATAAAAATTATTGCACAGCTAAAACTTGAggacatttacattttaactttgaGTTTACATGTTTCTCTTTCTGGAAATGGTtaagtataaattattattattgttacattaataaaaaaaatgatttatttagatAGCGT belongs to Pyxicephalus adspersus chromosome 2, UCB_Pads_2.0, whole genome shotgun sequence and includes:
- the FEZF1 gene encoding fez family zinc finger protein 1, which produces MDSSVQQRTSKILASQAAREHLSSRANMISTSKPLAFSIERIMSRTPEPKCLPVPSLLQSSMHKGEQKQALQVSSSSMPCMIPFVPVTYDHCPKIGITGAELRKNHQDSPSSFNCNELLNCAVTLKGDFPRDAFPLPPYKLVRPRVVNHSSFHAMGAALCYFNRGDAPCHPTASINIHPVASYFLGSQLHQSPKSYLAERNKLVVPSVEKYSSGVTFKDLSPAQFQHYMKESAHSLSDKIAYKSAAKYASSSPSSKPKVFTCEVCGKVFNAHYNLTRHMPVHTGARPFVCKICGKGFRQASTLCRHKIIHTQEKPHKCNQCGKAFNRSSTLNTHTRIHAGYKPFVCEFCGKGFHQKGNYKNHKLTHSGEKQFKCNICNKAFHQIYNLTFHMHTHNDKKPFTCPTCGKGFCRNFDLKKHVRKLHDSNTGGAPGSSPNGQEELGKLSRDQPSRSQSPGPQKAIY